A stretch of the Neisseria sp. DTU_2020_1000833_1_SI_GRL_NUU_006 genome encodes the following:
- a CDS encoding LutB/LldF family L-lactate oxidation iron-sulfur protein: protein MTTQTIKFHMKPETFKQNAAISLQDKPLRKSLRTAMDMLMTKRKAVLSDEEELQNLRDLCEHVRQRSLSKLPALLEQLEENLTKLGVKVHWAETPAEACEIIHDIITAKNGKLMVKGKSMVSEEIELNHYLEAKGIKAVESDLGEFIVQMAGEKPTHIVMPAIHKTKEQVSELFHQNLGTPLTDDVDQLTGFARKALRDIYSTADVGLSGVNFAVAETGTLCLVENEGNGRLSTTVPPVHIAITGIEKVVAKLSDIPPLYSLLPRSAIGQNITTYFNMITGPRRSEELDGPQEMHLVLLDNGRSQAYAEDQMRRTLQCIRCGACMNHCPVYTRIGGAAYGTTYPGPIGEIISPHLLGLDATRDLPTACTMCGACVEVCPVRIPITEQMQRLRVEAQRSPSEVVPHPIRGQGASHTFGEQMAWRTFNGIFSGSKAYRAFGWAATKFRALTPSKQLGWTDNRVPMKPAKKTLHEIMAEKMRQKEKA from the coding sequence ATGACTACGCAAACCATCAAGTTCCACATGAAGCCGGAAACTTTCAAACAAAACGCCGCAATTTCCCTTCAAGACAAGCCTTTGCGTAAGAGTCTGCGTACCGCGATGGATATGCTGATGACCAAGCGTAAAGCCGTTTTGTCCGACGAAGAAGAGTTGCAAAACCTGCGTGATTTGTGCGAACACGTCCGTCAGCGCTCATTGTCTAAATTGCCCGCCCTGCTGGAGCAATTGGAAGAAAACCTGACTAAGCTGGGCGTAAAAGTACACTGGGCGGAAACGCCGGCCGAAGCCTGCGAAATCATCCACGACATCATTACTGCCAAAAACGGCAAGCTGATGGTCAAAGGCAAATCGATGGTCAGCGAGGAAATCGAGCTGAACCATTATCTTGAAGCAAAAGGCATTAAAGCAGTGGAAAGCGACTTGGGCGAGTTTATCGTCCAAATGGCAGGCGAAAAACCGACCCATATCGTGATGCCTGCTATCCACAAAACCAAAGAACAGGTTAGCGAACTTTTCCACCAAAATCTTGGAACTCCGCTTACGGACGACGTAGACCAACTGACCGGCTTCGCCCGCAAAGCCCTGCGCGATATTTACAGCACTGCCGATGTCGGTTTGAGTGGCGTAAACTTTGCTGTTGCAGAAACAGGTACGCTGTGTCTGGTGGAAAACGAAGGCAACGGTCGCTTGAGTACTACCGTACCGCCCGTGCATATCGCCATTACCGGTATTGAAAAAGTTGTGGCGAAATTGTCCGATATTCCTCCCTTGTACAGCCTGCTGCCGCGTTCTGCCATCGGTCAGAACATTACCACCTATTTCAACATGATTACCGGCCCACGCCGTAGTGAAGAATTAGACGGCCCGCAGGAAATGCACTTGGTTCTGCTCGACAACGGCCGCAGTCAAGCCTATGCCGAAGATCAAATGCGCCGCACCTTGCAATGTATCCGTTGTGGCGCGTGTATGAACCATTGTCCGGTTTATACCCGTATCGGTGGCGCGGCATACGGCACAACCTATCCCGGTCCTATCGGCGAGATTATTTCTCCGCACCTGTTGGGTCTGGATGCCACCCGCGACCTGCCGACCGCCTGTACGATGTGCGGCGCGTGCGTGGAAGTTTGTCCGGTACGCATCCCGATTACCGAACAAATGCAGCGTTTGCGTGTCGAAGCACAACGTTCGCCGTCCGAAGTCGTGCCGCATCCTATCCGCGGACAAGGTGCATCGCATACCTTCGGCGAACAAATGGCATGGCGCACATTCAACGGTATTTTCAGCGGCAGCAAGGCCTACCGCGCCTTCGGTTGGGCGGCTACCAAATTCCGTGCATTGACACCGAGCAAGCAACTGGGCTGGACGGATAACCGCGTTCCGATGAAACCTGCCAAAAAAACGCTGCATGAAATAATGGCGGAAAAAATGCGCCAAAAAGAAAAAGCGTAA
- a CDS encoding lactate utilization protein C, whose amino-acid sequence MSARENILAKLKKADALPMEEPAVFDYYREMGVSWDNEVERLKHWAAAMRAVKTEIYWVTKTGWPQVFRQAAEGKGLKNILLSLATEHGQIARAALVDSNIEPIAFEREIDTWKTEFFANIDAGFSGSQCGIARTGTLMLFSSPEEPRTLSLVPPVHFCLFDTAKMYNEFHNAVEGEKLVENGMPTNVFLISGPSKTADIQLTLAYGAHGPRDLVILAILPDHISPADLEENA is encoded by the coding sequence ATGAGCGCGCGCGAAAATATTTTGGCAAAACTGAAAAAAGCCGACGCATTGCCGATGGAAGAGCCTGCGGTTTTTGATTATTACCGTGAAATGGGTGTTTCTTGGGACAACGAAGTTGAGCGTCTGAAACATTGGGCTGCCGCTATGCGCGCCGTCAAAACCGAAATTTATTGGGTGACCAAAACCGGCTGGCCGCAAGTATTCCGTCAAGCAGCCGAAGGCAAAGGTTTGAAAAACATCCTGCTGTCGTTAGCGACCGAACACGGACAAATCGCCCGTGCCGCGCTGGTGGACAGCAATATCGAACCGATTGCTTTCGAACGCGAAATCGATACTTGGAAAACCGAGTTCTTCGCGAACATCGATGCAGGCTTTAGCGGATCGCAATGCGGGATCGCCCGCACCGGTACGCTGATGCTGTTTTCCAGCCCCGAAGAGCCGCGTACGTTGAGCCTTGTTCCGCCCGTGCATTTCTGCCTGTTTGATACGGCGAAAATGTATAACGAATTTCACAACGCTGTCGAAGGTGAAAAACTGGTGGAAAACGGTATGCCGACCAATGTTTTCCTGATTTCCGGCCCGTCCAAAACCGCAGACATCCAACTGACGCTTGCTTATGGCGCACACGGTCCGCGTGATTTGGTCATTCTCGCCATCCTGCCTGACCACATTTCCCCTGCCGATTTGGAGGAAAACGCATGA
- a CDS encoding (Fe-S)-binding protein, which yields MSAITPPKITTFDSKPTDVYFFGTCVLDLFMPEAGMDAITLIEQQGIRVHYPMAQSCCGQPAYSSGHPTEAFDVAKAQLDLFPENWLIVVPSGSCGGMMKHHWPTLFKNTEYESKAVDCANRIIEFTHFLLAIGYKPEDKGEPVKVAVHTSCAARREMNVHISGWQLIDGMENVERIVHDHESECCGFGGTFSVKQADISGAMVTDKVAALKETGATEIISADCGCMMNIGGKIAKDEPNMPRPKHIASFLLERTGGKA from the coding sequence ATGAGCGCAATCACCCCACCCAAAATCACTACATTCGACAGCAAGCCGACGGATGTCTATTTCTTCGGCACCTGCGTCCTCGATCTTTTCATGCCCGAAGCAGGCATGGATGCCATTACTTTAATCGAGCAGCAAGGCATACGGGTTCATTACCCGATGGCGCAAAGCTGCTGCGGCCAACCCGCCTACTCTTCCGGCCATCCGACCGAGGCGTTTGATGTCGCCAAAGCGCAACTCGACCTTTTCCCTGAAAACTGGCTGATCGTCGTACCGTCCGGCTCGTGCGGCGGCATGATGAAACATCACTGGCCTACCCTGTTTAAAAATACAGAATACGAATCCAAAGCGGTTGATTGTGCCAACCGCATCATTGAGTTTACTCATTTCTTGCTTGCCATCGGCTACAAGCCTGAAGACAAAGGCGAGCCGGTCAAAGTCGCCGTCCACACTTCCTGCGCCGCCCGCCGCGAAATGAACGTTCATATTTCAGGTTGGCAGTTGATTGACGGTATGGAAAACGTTGAACGTATCGTTCACGACCATGAAAGCGAATGCTGCGGCTTTGGCGGTACATTCTCTGTCAAACAAGCGGATATTTCCGGCGCGATGGTAACAGACAAAGTTGCCGCGCTAAAAGAAACCGGTGCGACCGAAATTATCAGCGCGGACTGCGGCTGCATGATGAACATCGGCGGCAAAATCGCTAAGGACGAACCGAATATGCCGCGTCCGAAACACATCGCATCCTTCTTGTTGGAACGTACCGGAGGCAAAGCATGA